The DNA region CGGGCTGGCCGGCGTCTCTTCCGGCGCCTTGACGAGGATGGAGCAACCCGCGCCCAGCGCGGCGCCCAGCTTGCGCACCACCTGGTTGATGGGGAAGTTCCAGGGCGTGAAGGCGGCCACGGGACCGACCGGGTCCTTGAGCACCAGCTGGCGCACGTTCAGGTTGCCACGCGAGGGCACGATGCGGCCATAGATGCGCAGGCCTTCGTCCGCAAACCATTCGATCATGTCGGCGGCGGCCATGGCCTCGACCTTGGCCTCGGCCAGCGGCTTGCCCTGCTCCTGCGTGAGGATGCGGGCGATGGAGTCGGCACGCTCGCGCATCAGGGCGGCGGCGCGGCGCATGGCCTTGGCACGCTCGATGGCGGGCAGATCGCGCCAGGCTTCGAAACCTTTTTGCGCAGCCTCCAGCGCACGGTCCAGATCGGCCTTGCCGGCGTGGGCCACGCGGCCGATTTCCTTGCCGGTGGAAGGGTTGTGCACGGCGATGGTCTTGCCATCGGCTGCGTCCTGCCATGTGCCGGCGATGAAGAGTTGCGTGTTGGGATAGGTCATGCAGAAAGCTCCTGGAGGGGTTCTGAGGGAAAGGCGGCGCCGGCCGGGCTCCCCTCCCGCACAGGGGGAAAGCCCGCCGCCGGCGCGCCGTCGGCAACCAATGACTATAGGCCCGTTGGCCCATCGCTGCAGGCGTGCGGGCGACAACCCTGTGTCAGCCGGTATCCCGAATGGGGCAGGCGCAGGGCTGGCGCCCTGGCCGCGAGGCTTAGAACGTGTTTACGATCTCGCAGGGGCCGCGTTGAAGCGCAATCGGGATGAGTGGATGCCTCGGATGCGCCGCATGGGCTCATGCCCATGCAAGCATTCGAGGCGTTCAATCGCCCGATTTCGCTCCAACCCTTCGGGCAGTGGCGTTTGCGGGCGGTCTGCGGCGTTGCGGCGCTTGCCCATAGCCGAGCTATTGGCAGCGCACCGCGCCTTGCATCCTCCCGCAAACGCCGCTGCGCGGCCCCCGGGAGATCGTAAACACGTTCTTAGCGCTGGAGCGCCACGGCCTGTACCGCCGGCGCGGCCTGCGCCGTCGGCGCCGGCGCGTCGCCCCAGCCGCCGCCGAGAGCCCGGATGAGCCCGACGGTGGCCGTGTACTGCGCCGTGCGCACCTGCAGGGCCTGGCGGCGGTTGCGCAGCTCGCTGCGCCGGGCATCCAGCAGCTCCAGCTGGCTCACCATGCCGTTGCGGTAGCGCGAGTCCGACAGCTGCGTGGCGCGCGTGGCCGACTGCACGGCGCGGCCCTGAGCCTCCGCCTGGCCGGCCAGCAGGCGCAGCGCGCTCAGCTGGTCCTCCACCTCGCGGAAGGCCGTGAGCACCTGGCCGCGGTGGGACGCCAGCGCGCCCTCCAGCCGCGCCCGCGCACTGTCTTCCTGCGCCTGGCGCTGGCCGCCGTCGAAGAGCGGCAGCGACAGCAGCGCGCCGATGCCCCACGAGCGGGCCGACCACTTGAACAGATCGCCCAGCTCCGGCGACGCATAGCCGCCGTTGCCCGTGAGCGTGACCGCAGGGAACCACGCAGCCTGGGCCACGCCCACACGGGCCTGCGCAGCCAGCACCGATGCCTGCGCCGCAGAGACATCCGGCCGGCGCGCCAGCACCGTACCCGGCACCCCCGCGGGGATGACCGGCAGCGCGGCCTCGCCGGCGGCGGCGGGAACGGCAAAGCCCGTGGCCACCTCGCCGACCAGAACGGCCAGCGCATGCGTCAGCACCGCTTCCTGGCGCTCCAGCGCCAGCGCATCCGACTCGGTGCCCGCCACCTCGGTCTGCACGCGGGCCAAGTCCAGCTCGGCCACGTCGCCGGCACGGTAGCGGCGCTCGGTCAGCCGCAGCGTGCCGCCGTAGGCATCCAGGCTCTCCTGGACGAGCACGCGCTCGGCCTGCACCGAGCGCAGCTGCAGGTAGGTCTGCGCCACGTCGGCCTGGGCCATCAGCAGCGTGCTCTGCAGCAGGGCGTCGCGCGACTGCGCATCGAGCCGCGCCGCATCGCTGGCCTGGGACAGGCGGCCGAACAGGTCGAGCTCGTAGGACACGTTCAGGCCGGCCGTGGCCAGCGTGGCCGGCACGGGGCCGCCCGTGGCGGTGTTGGCGCCGGCCTGGCGCGCCACGCCGGTGGCCAGGCCCACCTGCGGTGCGCGGTTGGCGTCGGCCGAACGCAGCAGGGCGCGGGCTTCGGCCAGGCGGGCGGCGGCTTCCTGCACGGTGGTGTTGCCACTGCCGGCGCGCTGCACCAGGTCGTCCAGCACCGGATCGCGGAAGCCCAGCCACCAGGCGCCGCGCGGCTGCGCTTCCGCCGGGGGCGCCGTGGTCCACGATGCGGCCCCGGGGGCTTCGCTGAAGGCGGCGGGCACGCTCACGCCCGCATGCTCGGGCACCGCAGGCGTGCTCATGCAGCCGGCCAGCACCAGGGCCGCGGCCAGCGGGGCCAGCCGCGAGAGGGAGGAAAGGGAAAACATCGTCGTCATGGAAAAACTCCGTCTCATTCGTGCTGGCCGCGCGGCGCGGCGATCACGGGGTGGGCCGAGGCACCATGGCCTGCGGCACCCACGTCGGCATCGGTCAGCGGCGCCACATGGCTGCCGTGCTGTTGCAGCGGCCGGTTGCCGGCCATGCGGCGCAGCACCACGTAGAACACCGGTGTCAGGAACAGGCCGAAGGCCGTCACGCCGATCATTCCGGCGAACACCGCCACGCCCATGGCGCTGCGCATCTCTGCACCCGCCCCGGTGGCCAGCACCAGCGGCAGCACCCCCATCACGAACGCAAGCGATGTCATCAGGATGGGGCGCAGCCGCAGGCGGCTGGCCTCGATGGCGGCCTGCACGGGCGTGCGGCCGGCAAACTCCAGCTCCCGGGCGAACTCCACGATCAGGATGGCGTTCTTGGCCGACAGCCCCACCAGCACGATGAGCCCGATCTGCGTGAACACGTTGTTGTCGCCGCCGCTCAGCCACACGCCGGCCATGGCGGCCAAGATGCCCATGGGCACGATCAGGATGATGGCGATCGGCAGCGTCAGGCTTTCGTACTGAGCGGCCAGCACCAGGAACACGAGCAGGATGGCGATGGGGAACACCAGCACGGCGGAATTGCCGGCCAGGATTTCCTGGTACGTGAGCTCGGTCCATTCGAAGCTGATGCCCTGCGGCAGCGTCTCCGCGGCGATGCGCTCGATGGCCGCCTGCGCCTGGCCCGACGAATAGCCGGGCGCGGGCCCGCCGTTCACGTCGGCCGAGAGGAAGCCGTTGTAGCGCATGGCACGCTCCGGGCCGAAGCTGGGTTCGACCTTCATCAGCGCCGACAGCGGCACCATCTCGCCGGTCGTGGAGCGCACCTTCAGCATGCCCACGTCTTCCGCACGCGCCCGGTAGGCCGCATCGGCCTGCACGCGCACGCTGTAGGTGCGGCCGAACTGGTTGAAGTCGTTCGCGTACAGGCTGCCCAGGTAGATCTGCAGTGTCTCGAAGATGTCCGTGACCGGCACGCCCAGCTGCCGCGCCTTGGTGCGGTCGATGTTGGCGTACAGCTGCGGCACGTTGACCTGCCAGCTGGTGAACAGCCCGGCCAGCTCCGGCGTCTGATAGGCCTTGCCCATGAAGGCCTTCACGGCCGCATCCATGGCTTCGTAGCCCAGCGAGGCACGGTCTTCGATCTGCAGTTTGAAGCCGCCCGTGGTGCCCAGGCCCGCCACGGGGGGTGGCGGGAACAGCGCGATGAACGCCTCCTCGATGCCGCCGAAGGCCTGGTTCAGCTGGCCGGCCACGGCGCCGCCGCTCTGGTCGGCACGGGTGCGCTCGGCAAAGGGCTTGAGCGAGACGAACACCACGCCCGAATTGGAGCTGTTGGTGAAGCCGTTGATCGACAGGCCCGGGAACGCGATGGCGTCTTCCACGTTCGGGTTCTTCTTGACGATCTCGCCCATGCGGCGGATCACGTCCTCGGTGCGGTCCAGCGTGGCGCCGTCGGGCAGCTGCGCGAAGCCCACCAGGTACTGCTTGTCCTGCGCCGGCACGAAGCCGCCCGGCACGACCTTGAACAGGCCCCAGGTGGCCAGCACCAGCGCACCGTAGATCGCCAGCATCAGCGCCTTGCGGCCGATGACGCGCTTCACGCCGCCGCTATAGGCTTCCGACCCACGGTGGAACACGCTGTTGAAGCGGCGGAAGAATCCGCCCAGCACCTTGTGCATGCCGCGCGTCAGCGCATCCTTGGGCTCGTCGTGGCCCTTGAGCAGCAACGCGCTGAGCGCAGGCGACAGGGTCAGCGAGTTGATCGCCGAGATCACCGTGGAGATCGCGATCGTGACCGCGAACTGCTTGTAGAACTGGCCCGTCAGCCCGCTGATGAATGCCAGCGGCACGAAGACCGCGACCAGCACCAGCGCGATGGCGATGATGGGGCCGCTCACCTCGCGCATGGCGCGGTAGGTGGCCTCGCGCGGGGTAAGCCCCGCCTCGATGTTGCGCTCGACGTTCTCCACCACCACGATGGCATCGTCGACCACGATGCCGATCGCCAGCACCAGGCCGAACAGGCTCAAAGCGTTGATCGAGAAACCCAGCAGGTGCAGCACGGCGAACGTACCCACCACCGACACCGGCACGGCCAGCAGCGGAATGATGGAGGCGCGCCAGGTCTGCAGGAACAGGATCACCACGATCACCACCAGCGCCACGGCCTCCAGCAGCGTCTGGATGACGGACTTGATCGACGCCCGCACGAACTGCGTGGGGTCGTAGGCGATGCGGAACTCCACGCCCTCGGGCATGTTCTTCTGCAGCTCGGCCATGGTGGAACGCACGTTGGCCGAAATGTCCAGAGCGTTGGAGCCCGGGGCCTGGAACACGCCCATGCCGACGGCCGGGTCGTTGTTGAGCAGCGAGCGCAGCGAGTAGTCGGCCGCGCCCAGCTCCAGGCGGGCCACGTCGCGCAGGCGCGTCACCGCGCCGTCGCTGCCGGTCTTGACGATGATGTCGCCGAACTCCTCTTCGGTCTGCAGCCGGCCCTGGGCGTTGATGGACAGCTGCATGTCCACGCCCTTGG from Paracidovorax wautersii includes:
- a CDS encoding efflux transporter outer membrane subunit; this encodes MTTMFSLSSLSRLAPLAAALVLAGCMSTPAVPEHAGVSVPAAFSEAPGAASWTTAPPAEAQPRGAWWLGFRDPVLDDLVQRAGSGNTTVQEAAARLAEARALLRSADANRAPQVGLATGVARQAGANTATGGPVPATLATAGLNVSYELDLFGRLSQASDAARLDAQSRDALLQSTLLMAQADVAQTYLQLRSVQAERVLVQESLDAYGGTLRLTERRYRAGDVAELDLARVQTEVAGTESDALALERQEAVLTHALAVLVGEVATGFAVPAAAGEAALPVIPAGVPGTVLARRPDVSAAQASVLAAQARVGVAQAAWFPAVTLTGNGGYASPELGDLFKWSARSWGIGALLSLPLFDGGQRQAQEDSARARLEGALASHRGQVLTAFREVEDQLSALRLLAGQAEAQGRAVQSATRATQLSDSRYRNGMVSQLELLDARRSELRNRRQALQVRTAQYTATVGLIRALGGGWGDAPAPTAQAAPAVQAVALQR
- a CDS encoding efflux RND transporter permease subunit; protein product: MNLSRFFIDRPIFAGVLSVLIFLAGLIAMRALPISEYPEVAPPSVVVRANYPGANPKVIAETVATPLEESINGVEKMLYMSSQATTDGVMTLTVTFALGTDPDKAQQLVQNRVSQAEPRLPEEVRRLGITTVKSAPDLTMVVHMVSPNGRYDIDYLRNYAVLNVKDRLARITGVGQVQIFGGGDYSMRAWLDPQKVAQRGLSASDVVAAIRGQNVQAAAGVVGQSPGAKGVDMQLSINAQGRLQTEEEFGDIIVKTGSDGAVTRLRDVARLELGAADYSLRSLLNNDPAVGMGVFQAPGSNALDISANVRSTMAELQKNMPEGVEFRIAYDPTQFVRASIKSVIQTLLEAVALVVIVVILFLQTWRASIIPLLAVPVSVVGTFAVLHLLGFSINALSLFGLVLAIGIVVDDAIVVVENVERNIEAGLTPREATYRAMREVSGPIIAIALVLVAVFVPLAFISGLTGQFYKQFAVTIAISTVISAINSLTLSPALSALLLKGHDEPKDALTRGMHKVLGGFFRRFNSVFHRGSEAYSGGVKRVIGRKALMLAIYGALVLATWGLFKVVPGGFVPAQDKQYLVGFAQLPDGATLDRTEDVIRRMGEIVKKNPNVEDAIAFPGLSINGFTNSSNSGVVFVSLKPFAERTRADQSGGAVAGQLNQAFGGIEEAFIALFPPPPVAGLGTTGGFKLQIEDRASLGYEAMDAAVKAFMGKAYQTPELAGLFTSWQVNVPQLYANIDRTKARQLGVPVTDIFETLQIYLGSLYANDFNQFGRTYSVRVQADAAYRARAEDVGMLKVRSTTGEMVPLSALMKVEPSFGPERAMRYNGFLSADVNGGPAPGYSSGQAQAAIERIAAETLPQGISFEWTELTYQEILAGNSAVLVFPIAILLVFLVLAAQYESLTLPIAIILIVPMGILAAMAGVWLSGGDNNVFTQIGLIVLVGLSAKNAILIVEFARELEFAGRTPVQAAIEASRLRLRPILMTSLAFVMGVLPLVLATGAGAEMRSAMGVAVFAGMIGVTAFGLFLTPVFYVVLRRMAGNRPLQQHGSHVAPLTDADVGAAGHGASAHPVIAAPRGQHE